In a single window of the Sesamum indicum cultivar Zhongzhi No. 13 linkage group LG16, S_indicum_v1.0, whole genome shotgun sequence genome:
- the LOC105178603 gene encoding omega-hydroxypalmitate O-feruloyl transferase-like — MAFVLPVPPMQDLKLKLQQSTLVSPAKQTENQAFFLSNIDQFLNYDILTVHFFKANPDFPPETVAKRLKMALERVLVPYDFLAGRLKLNLHSGRLEIDCNSAGVGFVVASSECSLDELGDLVCPNLGFRQLSVQTLDNLGPEVDQLLCVFKVTSFKCGGFSIGMSTNHVLFDGVSAQIFIENLATQAFDDKPLAIIPCNDRHLLAARAPPHVEFPHPEFFKPDLPAGLGPPVFDCEREELDYTVFSLTLNAVNYLKDKARESISSTSTKITSFIVVAALIWRCKALSNYTEYNKDRVSTLFNIVDLRSRLNPSLPNSYCGNAVLGAYSSATCDDIKKWPFSKLVELVAEEPKRMTDEYAKSTIDWLEINKGLPRGEYTVSSWLRMRFGEVVYPWGKPMHSGPVVSYRKDICWIFPGVDRVNALVSLPAKEMERFVACCREFFPQSIIN, encoded by the exons ATGGCATTCGTCTTGCCCGTTCCACCCATGCAAGACCTTAAGCTCAAATTACAGCAATCAACCCTAGTTTCCCCAGCAAAACAAACTGAGAACCAAGCCTTTTTCTTGTCTAACATCGACCAATTTCTCAACTACGATATTCTCACTGTCCATTTCTTCAAAGCCAACCCTGATTTTCCTCCAGAAACTGTGGCCAAAAGGCTCAAAATGGCACTAGAAAGAGTTCTGGTGCCCTATGATTTCTTGGCTGGAAGATTAAAACTGAATCTGCACTCGGGCCGCCTCGAGATCGACTGCAATTCGGCGGGAGTTGGTTTCGTGGTGGCTTCTTCAGAGTGTTCGCTTGATGAGTTGGGTGACCTTGTTTGTCCCAACCTCGGATTCCGGCAGCTTTCGGTTCAAACCTTGGATAATCTGGGACCAGAAGTTGATCAGCTACTGTGTGTTTTCAAG GTAACATCGTTCAAGTGTGGTGGTTTCTCCATCGGTATGTCTACGAATCACGTCTTGTTTGACGGCGTAAGCGCCCAAATCTTCATCGAAAATCTAGCCACCCAAGCATTCGACGACAAGCCTTTGGCCATTATCCCATGCAACGACCGCCACCTTCTTGCCGCCAGAGCTCCGCCCCACGTGGAGTTCCCACACCCCGAGTTTTTCAAACCCGATCTCCCTGCAGGTTTGGGGCCTCCAGTGTTCGACTGCGAAAGGGAGGAATTGGATTATACAGTCTTCAGCCTAACCTTAAACGCTGTCAATTATTTAAAGGACAAAGCAAGGGAGAGTATCAGTTCTACCAGCACGAAGATCACCAGCTTTATCGTCGTGGCAGCGCTCATATGGCGGTGCAAAGCGTTGTCAAATTATACCGAGTACAACAAAGATAGAGTTTCCACTCTGTTTAATATTGTGGACCTAAGATCAAGGCTGAATCCGTCGTTGCCAAATTCATACTGCGGCAACGCAGTGCTAGGTGCTTATTCGTCGGCAACATGTGACGATATTAAAAAATGGCCATTTTCAAAGCTGGTGGAGTTGGTGGCAGAAGAGCCAAAACGGATGACTGATGAGTACGCAAAATCTACAATAGATTGGTTGGAGATAAACAAAGGGCTGCCTCGTGGGGAGTATACGGTGAGCTCATGGCTGAGAATGAGGTTTGGTGAAGTGGTGTATCCATGGGGCAAGCCTATGCACAGTGGCCCAGTGGTGAGCTATAGGAAAGACATTTGCTGGATCTTTCCCGGTGTTGATAGAGTTAACGCCTTGGTTTCTCTGCCTGCTAAAGAGATGGAAAGATTTGTGGCCTGTTGTCGTGAGTTCTTCCCACAATCCATCATTAATTAG